The following is a genomic window from Bacillus sp. FJAT-52991.
TTTTTTACCGCATATAAATGAGCCGTCAATAACTCTCCGATCAGTTGAAAATGATCAGCGTTTTCTGCCTCTTCAAGCGTATGTTTCAGCTTGCCTAATTTTGTTTCGTTTTTTTCTTTTTCATTTTTAATGAATCGTTCAAGGTCCGTTGCTTGCTGTTTCACTCGATCACGTGCCGCTTTTCCTACATAATAGCGGTCAAGCAACTCGCTCAAGGTGGCGAATCGTTTTCTTTCTCCCTCTAGATGAGGCAAGTCTTTCATATAAAAAAATGATTTTTGTTCTTGTTCGATGAATATGGGTGCATATCGATGTTGTTTGATTGCCGACATTTCGTTAACAAACGCACCTGGGAGTGTTTCTCGATTGGCCATTCCGCATGTCAATACAATGTCTTTCGCTATAATAGGGGACAGGCCAGCGAAGTTAGACACAAGCTGACGATCAAGGCGCCCGCTATTAAAGTCTATTTTTCGTAACACTTCTTCTGCATCCGCTTCTAATGGATTGGCTTTATTTTGAGCAGGAGGGGCGATGTACTCATAGCCAGGCAAAATTGAACGATAGCTATTTACAGCTGCTGATATATGTTTAATGCTGTCGATAATGGTTCCTTTTTGCTTGTCTACCAGTACAATATTGCTGTGTCGTCCCATAATTTCTACAAACAGCTGTTTATATGAGAGATCCCCAATCTCATTTTTGCCTTTGAACTCAAAAATAAGTAATCGATCCAACCCTACTTGTTGAATATCTCCTAATACCGCTCCTTCTAAATGCTTTCTCATCATCATACAAAAAAGTGGGGGCTCTTGCGGGTTTTCATAGGCTTCATTTGTGAGCTGTACGCGTGCATAGCTAGGGTGGGCAGACAATAATAGTTTATGGTTTCTGCCTTTTGCACGAATCACTAATACAGTTTCATTTTTATATGGTTGATGAATTTTATTGACACGGCCGCCTTGCAGCTGTTCCAATAATTCTTTTGTAATTGCTCTTGTAAATAAACCATCAAATGACATAGGCTGTCTTCCTTTTCTTCATATAAATTTCCTTCTTTAAAAAACTTACTCAAATCATATCATGTTTTTGCGTTTCACTGAATAATCTTGCTATGAGAAGGACAAGTTTGTTCGCTAAAGGGAGTGAGTAGATGAATTTTCATCAGCTGAAACATGAGGAGGTTGAGAGCCAGCTTCAAACTAGCGTTCAGCGCGGATTAACAGAAGAAGAGGTCGTAAAAAGGAGGAAGCATTCTGGGTTTAATGAATTACAAGAGGCCAAGCTTCCTTCTGCTTGGCTTGTTTTCTTCCAGCAATTCAATGATTTTATGGTGTTTGTGTTAGTGGCAGCGACTGTTATATCAGCGATAATGGGTGAATATATTGATTCGATCGCAATCTTGGCGATCATTTTTATTAATGGAGTATTAGGCTTTTTGCAGGAAAGAAAAGCAGAAAAGTCACTCCAAGCGTTAAAGGAATTATCCGCTCCTCAAGCACTTGTTTTGAGAAATAATGAGTGGAGAAAAATACCCTCAAAAGACATTGTTCCTGGTGATATTTTGAAATTTTCTGCTGGTGACCGGATTGGAGCCGATGTCAGACTGCTTGAAGCGGTGAATTTAGAAATTGAAGAATCCTCGATGACTGGAGAATCCGTCCCTGTTGAAAAGCATGCCTCACCAATGAAAGGGGAAGCTGTTGCCCTTGCTGATTTAAAAAATATGGCGTTTATGGGGACGCTGATCACACGTGGAAATGGGATTGGCGTTGTAACGGCAGTTGGAATGAAAACAGCGATGGGGAATATTGCTACGATGTTGCAGCAAGCTGGAAAAACAGAAACCCCACTTCAGCGCCGACTAGAACAACTTGGGAAGTATTTAATTGTCGCAGCACTTCTCTTAACGATGCTTGTTGTCATCCTTGGAGTTTGGCAAGGTCATGAGTTATATACGATGTTATTGGCTGGTGTCTCTTTAGCGGTAGCGGCGATCCCAGAAGGATTGCCTGCGATCGTGACCGTTGCATTATCTCTAGGGGTTCAACGAATGATCAAACAAAAAGCGATTGTCCGAAAGTTATCTGCTGTTGAGACATTAGGATGTACGACGATTATTTGTTCAGATAAGACAGGGACGATGACGCAAAACCAAATGACGGTGACAGATGTTTGGAGCGGCGGAAAGCATTGGCTTGTCAGCGGAAAAGGCTATGAACCTCAAGGCAAATTTTTTGAAGACCAGCGGGAAGTTCAACCGTCTTCTGAAAAAAGTTTATATCAATTACTGACATTCGGGCTTTTGTGTAATCATGCAGAAATAAAGGAAAAGGAGAAAGAGTATGTCGTTCAAGGCGACCCGACAGAAGGAGCGTTAGTGACCGCTGCCTTAAAAGCAGGATTACATCGGGAGAATCTCTTTGCTCAGTTTGTTATTGAAGAGGAGATTCCGTTTGATTCCACGAGAAAAATGATGACCGTGGTTGTAAAGGATACAAAAGGGCAACGGTTTGCGGTGACGAAGGGAGCACCGGATGTATTAATGCGCCACAGTCATTATATTTTGTGGGATGAACAAAAACAGTTATTTACAAAAGATTATCGCGATCAGACAGAAGCAATGATGGCGTCATTAGCTTCTCGAGCACTTCGCATGATTGCTATTGCCTATAAACCACTTTCTTCACTAAACAACAAAGGAAAAACGGTAGAAGACGGTCTGACGCTTATCGGGTTGCAAGGAATGATCGATCCTCCACGTAAAGAAGTGAAGCAAGCTATCGCTGAATGCAAGCAAGCTGGAATCAAAACGGTGATGATTACTGGAGATCACGCTCAAACAGCGGCCGCGATTGCCTATGATTTAGGAATTGCAAAGGATGCATCAAAAATATTAGATGGACAGGCGTTAAGTCAAATGACCGATGTCGAACTGGCGAATGCCGCAGAAAAGACGACCGTATATGCAAGGGTCTCTCCAGAAGATAAGCTAAAAATAGTAAAAGCACTTCAGAAAAACGGACATCTTGTGGCGATGACGGGCGATGGGGTCAATGATGCACCAGCTATTAAAGCGGCTGATATCGGCATATCAATGGGGATTACCGGAACAGATGTGGCAAAAGAAGCGTCTTCCTTAGTATTAGCGGATGATCATTTTGCGACGATTAAAGCAGCCGTTGAAGAAGGAAGAAGCATATATGAAAACATTCGAAAATTTATTCGTTATTTACTAGCTTCAAATGTAGGGGAAATATTAGTGATGTTATTTGCGATGATCTTAGCCCTTCCGCTGCCTTTAGTACCGATTCAAATACTATGGGTCAATTTAGTAACAGATGGTTTACCAGCGTTAGCGCTAGGACTTGACCGCCCAGAAGAAAATGTGATGAAGCGGCCGCCGAGGCATCCGAAAGAGGGAGTATTTGCAAGAGGGCTGGGATGGAAGATTATTTCCCGAGGTTTTTTAATAGGTGCCGTGACATTAATTGCTTTTATGATCACGTTAAAAGAACATCCAGATCATCTGGCTTATGCCCAAACTGTTGCTTTTGCCACGCTAGTGACCGCACAGCTTATACACGTATTTGACTGTAGGAGTGAGTATTCCATTCTAGCTAGAAATCCGTTTGGAAATGTACATTTAATTGCTGCTGTCCTTTCATCTTTTTTATTGATGGTCGCTGTTATTTACGTGCCAAGCTTACAGCCTATTTTTCACACGGTGCCGTTAGAAATGAGAGCATGGTTACTTGTAGTAGGAATGTCAGCCATCCCGACATTTTTATTAGCAGGTTCATTTTTTGCAAGAAAAAGCCGATAAAATATGGTACAATGAAAAAGGTAGTAGAGTAGTCTCTATTGCCTTTTATTTTTTTGATGGGAAGTGAGTAGTTGATGGTTAAAAGCATGACAGGTTTTGGCAGAAGTAAACTTAAATCAGCTGATCATGTGATAACGGTAGAAATGAAGTCGGTTAACCACCGCTTCAGTGAAGTTCAAATACGAATGCCCAGACAATTAATGAAAATTGAAGATAAAATAAAGAAAGAATTGGCACAATACATACATAGAGGTCGAGTTGAACTATTTATTACCATTGATGGAGAGGGATTTATTCATCGGAAACTTCATGTAGATTGGAAGTTAATAGAAGAGTATATTCAACTGATGGAGGAAGTCTCGGCTAAGTATCAACTCGCAGGCCAGCCAGAATTAAAAGATTTGCTACAGCGTCCGGATTTCATTACAATCGAGGAGAATGAAGAAGAGAACATTGTGATGGAGCGGCTTGTTCTGGAAGCGGTTAAGCAGGCTGTTGAACATCTTCATGAAATGAGGCAAGTTGAAGGGTGCGAATTAAAGAAGGATTTAATCCGTCTATTAGCAAGCCTTGAACAAAGGCTCGACGAAGTGAAACAATTCGCACCATTGGTGGTACAGTCGTATCGTCAACGACTTGAACGAAGGTTAACAGAACTGACAACAACTCCATTTGATAAAGATCGAATATTAACAGAGACAGCGATTTTTGCCGAGAAATCAGATATTCATGAGGAGTGTATTCGGCTCCACAGTCATATTCAGCAATTTCATCAGACGCTTGAATTGACAGAGCCCATCGGTCGTAAACTCGACTTTATGATTCAGGAGATGAATCGAGAAGTGAATACAATGGGTTCAAAAGCCAATGATTCAACGATTAGTTCCGCTGTTGTTGAACTCAAAACAACTCTTGAAAAAATGAGGGAACAAGTTCAAAATATCGAATAACGTCAGAGCAAGCTGTGAAGCTATAGTTTGGGGGAAGTTTATGTCCATTCGATTGATCAATATTGGTTTTGGAAACATTGTTTCTGCCAATCGAATTATTTCCATTGTCAGTCCAGAATCTGCACCGATTAAACGGCTAGTGCAAGAGGCAAGAGATCGCGGAACATTAATAGATGCTACGTATGGAAGAAGAACAAGAGCGGTAATCATGATGGATAGTGATCATGTTATTTTATCCGCTGTTCAGCCAGAAACGGTCGCTCAGCGAAT
Proteins encoded in this region:
- a CDS encoding NFACT family protein, with amino-acid sequence MSFDGLFTRAITKELLEQLQGGRVNKIHQPYKNETVLVIRAKGRNHKLLLSAHPSYARVQLTNEAYENPQEPPLFCMMMRKHLEGAVLGDIQQVGLDRLLIFEFKGKNEIGDLSYKQLFVEIMGRHSNIVLVDKQKGTIIDSIKHISAAVNSYRSILPGYEYIAPPAQNKANPLEADAEEVLRKIDFNSGRLDRQLVSNFAGLSPIIAKDIVLTCGMANRETLPGAFVNEMSAIKQHRYAPIFIEQEQKSFFYMKDLPHLEGERKRFATLSELLDRYYVGKAARDRVKQQATDLERFIKNEKEKNETKLGKLKHTLEEAENADHFQLIGELLTAHLYAVKKGMTEVEVINYYDEEGGTIIIPLDPRKTPSENAQKYFSKYQKAKNALLVVQEQIEKTHEEIRYFDSLLQQIESASPKDIEEMREELAEEGYIKLKATKKKKTANKKPDIEAFTASDGTLLYVGKNNKQNDYLTNKFARRDEIWLHTKDIPGSHVVIRSEEPSDQTILEAANLAAFFSKAKDSSSVPVDFTKVRHVKKPNGAKPGFVIYDNQQTVYVTPNEDLVLKMKETK
- a CDS encoding cation-translocating P-type ATPase: MNFHQLKHEEVESQLQTSVQRGLTEEEVVKRRKHSGFNELQEAKLPSAWLVFFQQFNDFMVFVLVAATVISAIMGEYIDSIAILAIIFINGVLGFLQERKAEKSLQALKELSAPQALVLRNNEWRKIPSKDIVPGDILKFSAGDRIGADVRLLEAVNLEIEESSMTGESVPVEKHASPMKGEAVALADLKNMAFMGTLITRGNGIGVVTAVGMKTAMGNIATMLQQAGKTETPLQRRLEQLGKYLIVAALLLTMLVVILGVWQGHELYTMLLAGVSLAVAAIPEGLPAIVTVALSLGVQRMIKQKAIVRKLSAVETLGCTTIICSDKTGTMTQNQMTVTDVWSGGKHWLVSGKGYEPQGKFFEDQREVQPSSEKSLYQLLTFGLLCNHAEIKEKEKEYVVQGDPTEGALVTAALKAGLHRENLFAQFVIEEEIPFDSTRKMMTVVVKDTKGQRFAVTKGAPDVLMRHSHYILWDEQKQLFTKDYRDQTEAMMASLASRALRMIAIAYKPLSSLNNKGKTVEDGLTLIGLQGMIDPPRKEVKQAIAECKQAGIKTVMITGDHAQTAAAIAYDLGIAKDASKILDGQALSQMTDVELANAAEKTTVYARVSPEDKLKIVKALQKNGHLVAMTGDGVNDAPAIKAADIGISMGITGTDVAKEASSLVLADDHFATIKAAVEEGRSIYENIRKFIRYLLASNVGEILVMLFAMILALPLPLVPIQILWVNLVTDGLPALALGLDRPEENVMKRPPRHPKEGVFARGLGWKIISRGFLIGAVTLIAFMITLKEHPDHLAYAQTVAFATLVTAQLIHVFDCRSEYSILARNPFGNVHLIAAVLSSFLLMVAVIYVPSLQPIFHTVPLEMRAWLLVVGMSAIPTFLLAGSFFARKSR
- a CDS encoding YicC/YloC family endoribonuclease, with amino-acid sequence MVKSMTGFGRSKLKSADHVITVEMKSVNHRFSEVQIRMPRQLMKIEDKIKKELAQYIHRGRVELFITIDGEGFIHRKLHVDWKLIEEYIQLMEEVSAKYQLAGQPELKDLLQRPDFITIEENEEENIVMERLVLEAVKQAVEHLHEMRQVEGCELKKDLIRLLASLEQRLDEVKQFAPLVVQSYRQRLERRLTELTTTPFDKDRILTETAIFAEKSDIHEECIRLHSHIQQFHQTLELTEPIGRKLDFMIQEMNREVNTMGSKANDSTISSAVVELKTTLEKMREQVQNIE
- the remA gene encoding extracellular matrix/biofilm regulator RemA, with translation MSIRLINIGFGNIVSANRIISIVSPESAPIKRLVQEARDRGTLIDATYGRRTRAVIMMDSDHVILSAVQPETVAQRIVSKEEEPEEG